A stretch of the Nosocomiicoccus ampullae genome encodes the following:
- the rnr gene encoding ribonuclease R, protein MRDFKDEVLEIIDRDTYTPMTTEEFESELEIHDAEDFKALIKALVSLEESDILRRTKKNKYVKEITSKVVKGTLSMHKRGFAFLRPEEEGLEDVFIPPNEINGALDGDTVLCTLEDSTRGDSHEGRVVKIIEHNVTKLVGKYEGSKGFGFVVPDSLTYNTDIFIPSGQNLGAVSGHKVLVEITKFPNNSNENPEGFITKILGHENDPGVDILSIVYGHGIEIEFPEEVLEQVENIPDEVLDEEKEGRVDLTDKKTITIDGEDAKDLDDAISVEKLNNGNYELTVSIADVSHYVEEGTPLDEEAYERGTSVYLVDRVIPMLPHKLSNGICSLNEGVDRLAMTCQMEIDRSGTVVNHKIFESVINSDKRTTYTAVNKILEEDDENTKAELGDVAEMIQHAGDLAKILRRKRDNRGALDFDFNEAQILVKSDGTPEDIVLRNRGAGEKLIEEFMLAANETVAENFHWLDLPFIYRIHEDPKEDKLRQFFEILTSFGIFVKGKGNKIHPHALQEILDEVKDTPEDTVISMMMLRSMQQAKYSYQSLGHFGLSTEFYTHFTAPIRRYPDLMVHRLIRTYLIEKDTSHQTINKYKEELPEIASHTSERERRAVDAERDTNDLKKAEYMQKHIGERFEGVISGVMNFGMFVELPNTVEGLVHMNNLGDDYYNYNERMMALIGERTGKVFRMGDKVEIEVQNVNIIERLIDFTIVGITPRKKVKEEKKDQQKPKYIDSKARKKDRVRDRTKKPKGKGKQPFYKSAPKRKRKRK, encoded by the coding sequence ATGAGAGATTTTAAAGATGAAGTGTTAGAAATAATTGATCGTGATACGTATACACCAATGACAACTGAAGAGTTTGAAAGTGAGCTAGAAATTCACGACGCAGAAGATTTTAAGGCACTGATTAAAGCTTTAGTCTCTCTTGAAGAATCTGATATTCTGCGTCGTACAAAGAAAAATAAATACGTTAAAGAAATCACGTCTAAAGTTGTCAAAGGGACACTTTCGATGCATAAACGTGGATTCGCATTTTTACGTCCGGAAGAAGAAGGATTAGAAGATGTATTCATTCCACCTAATGAAATTAACGGAGCGCTTGACGGGGATACGGTTTTATGTACGTTAGAAGACTCAACACGCGGGGATAGTCATGAAGGACGCGTTGTAAAAATCATTGAACATAACGTCACTAAACTCGTCGGTAAATACGAGGGGTCTAAAGGATTTGGGTTCGTTGTACCAGACTCACTCACATATAATACGGATATTTTTATACCAAGTGGTCAAAACTTAGGTGCAGTGTCTGGCCATAAAGTACTCGTAGAAATTACGAAGTTCCCAAATAATAGTAACGAGAATCCAGAAGGGTTTATTACTAAAATACTCGGACACGAAAACGACCCAGGCGTCGACATATTATCTATTGTATATGGACACGGAATTGAAATTGAATTTCCTGAAGAAGTATTAGAACAAGTTGAAAATATTCCAGACGAGGTACTCGACGAAGAAAAAGAAGGACGCGTTGATTTAACTGATAAAAAGACAATTACAATCGACGGCGAAGATGCGAAAGACTTAGACGATGCGATTTCAGTTGAAAAGTTAAACAACGGGAATTATGAACTAACAGTAAGTATCGCAGACGTCTCACATTACGTCGAAGAAGGTACACCTTTAGACGAAGAAGCATATGAACGCGGAACTTCTGTTTATCTTGTTGACCGAGTAATCCCGATGCTTCCTCATAAGTTATCTAATGGCATTTGTTCGTTAAATGAAGGTGTCGACCGACTTGCGATGACATGCCAAATGGAAATTGATAGAAGCGGTACAGTCGTCAACCATAAAATCTTTGAAAGTGTTATTAATTCAGATAAGCGTACAACGTACACAGCAGTCAATAAAATTTTAGAAGAAGATGATGAGAACACAAAAGCTGAACTTGGCGATGTAGCAGAAATGATTCAGCATGCTGGAGATTTAGCCAAAATATTACGACGTAAACGTGATAATCGCGGCGCGTTAGACTTTGACTTTAACGAAGCACAAATTTTAGTAAAGTCTGACGGTACACCAGAAGATATCGTACTTCGTAACCGCGGTGCAGGTGAGAAACTGATTGAAGAGTTTATGCTTGCAGCAAACGAAACAGTCGCAGAGAATTTTCACTGGTTAGATTTACCGTTTATTTATCGTATTCACGAGGACCCTAAAGAAGATAAATTACGTCAATTTTTTGAGATTTTAACAAGCTTTGGGATTTTCGTAAAAGGTAAAGGTAACAAAATTCACCCACATGCATTACAAGAAATTTTAGATGAGGTGAAAGATACACCTGAAGATACAGTGATTTCGATGATGATGTTACGCTCAATGCAACAGGCAAAATACTCATATCAATCGCTTGGACACTTCGGGTTATCGACTGAATTTTATACGCACTTTACAGCACCGATTCGTAGATATCCTGATTTAATGGTACACCGACTTATTCGCACGTACTTAATCGAGAAAGATACAAGTCATCAAACGATTAATAAATACAAAGAAGAATTACCAGAAATCGCATCACATACTTCAGAAAGAGAACGCCGCGCAGTCGATGCTGAAAGAGATACAAATGATCTTAAAAAAGCAGAATATATGCAAAAGCATATCGGTGAACGATTTGAAGGTGTGATTTCAGGTGTCATGAATTTCGGTATGTTCGTTGAACTTCCGAATACTGTAGAAGGACTTGTTCATATGAATAATCTCGGTGATGATTATTATAACTACAACGAACGAATGATGGCACTGATCGGTGAACGTACAGGTAAAGTGTTTAGAATGGGTGACAAAGTAGAGATCGAAGTACAAAACGTCAATATTATTGAGCGTTTAATCGATTTTACAATCGTAGGAATTACACCACGAAAAAAAGTAAAAGAAGAGAAAAAAGATCAGCAAAAGCCAAAATATATTGACTCTAAAGCTCGAAAGAAAGATAGAGTGAGAGATCGAACGAAAAAACCAAAAGGTAAGGGGAAACAGCCGTTTTATAAAAGCGCACCAAAAAGAAAGAGAAAAAGGAAGTAA
- the smpB gene encoding SsrA-binding protein SmpB, producing MKKHHGKVLAQNRKASHDYIIEDTIEAGLVLKGTEIKSIRKGSVSLQDAFCRDFKGEMFVYNMHVAPYEEGNQFNHDPLRQRKLLLHKNQIDRLIGYLHNPGHALIPLRLYIKNGVCKMLIGYAKGKKKYDKRHDLKQKQMKRDIDRALKERNR from the coding sequence ATGAAAAAGCATCACGGAAAAGTACTTGCACAAAATAGAAAAGCGAGTCATGATTATATCATCGAAGATACAATTGAAGCGGGTCTAGTGTTAAAAGGTACTGAAATAAAATCTATTCGAAAAGGTTCTGTCAGCTTACAAGATGCCTTTTGTCGTGATTTTAAAGGTGAAATGTTCGTATATAATATGCACGTTGCACCATATGAAGAAGGTAACCAATTTAACCATGATCCGCTTCGACAACGAAAGTTATTATTACACAAAAACCAAATTGACCGACTCATCGGTTATTTGCATAATCCAGGCCATGCACTCATCCCACTTAGACTCTACATTAAAAACGGTGTATGTAAAATGCTTATCGGATACGCAAAAGGTAAGAAAAAGTATGATAAACGTCACGACTTAAAACAAAAACAAATGAAGCGAGACATTGACCGCGCGTTAAAAGAAAGAAATAGGTAA